A stretch of the Panicum virgatum strain AP13 chromosome 9N, P.virgatum_v5, whole genome shotgun sequence genome encodes the following:
- the LOC120689353 gene encoding uncharacterized protein LOC120689353, with product MARAIRHAAHQEHHLFLVDSGGSSGSDRGFVCDGCRCPGAGLRYLCGACDFDLHGPCATAPGAAWFFFHGQHPLAFEVAGGGSGGEPRRRCDICETDIRGMHYRCRPCGFDVHPVCAQLPGAAVSPLHPEHVVMLSVGAPEECARCGVDCVWRYRCGLCDVNIHPRCLLGTDQTPLNIPKSN from the coding sequence ATGGCCAGAGCGATCCGGCACGCCGCCCACCAGGAGCACCACTTGTTCCTCGTCGACTCCGGCGGGAGCAGCGGCAGCGACCGCGGCTTCGTGTGCGACGGCTGCCGCTGCCCGGGCGCCGGCCTCCGCTACCTCTGCGGCGCGTGCGACTTCGACCTGCACGGGCCCTGCGCGACGGCGCCCGGGGCCGCGTGGTTCTTCTTCCACGGCCAGCACCCGCTCGCGTTCGAGGTggccggtggcggcagcggcggcgaacctcgccgccgctgcgacATCTGCGAGACGGACATCCGCGGCATGCACTACCGCTGCCGGCCGTGCGGCTTCGACGTGCACCCCGTCTGCGCGCAGCTGCCGGGCGCCGCCGTATCGCCGCTGCACCCGGAGCACGTCGTGATGCTCAGCGTGGGCGCCCCCGAGGAGTGCGCGCGCTGCGGCGTCGACTGCGTGTGGCGCTATCGCTGCGGATTGTGCGACGTCAACATTCACCCAAGATGCCTGCTGGGGACTGATCAGACGCCGCTCAACATCCCCAAGAGCAACTAG
- the LOC120687563 gene encoding cyclin-A3-1-like isoform X2, with product MESKENAAHSAPPLRQSRGKRKALAELPANEWRDTKRGSAPRPSKPRTRSAARAEAEAEEARKRLEAEDAARGADVTRLLDPKRQDPGGAQAAVAPYLGDIDRYLRSLEVEPLRRPSPDYFQKIQKDISPKMRAVLVDWLVEVANEFKLQAETLYLAVSYVDRFLTVNVVTRDKLQLLGVTALRVAVKYEESESSKMKVNKYTDITDHTYTKQQIGGPTIATFLRRFIASCRGGNRISSKKLECICSYLAELSLLDYDCISYLPSVVAAACLFVARFTIRPKTHPWNLTLQHNTGYKVSDLQKSIFIIHELQLSIRYPDQKAIREKYEDLKFECVSRMASPREIPASFFEDCNK from the exons ATGGAGAGCAAGGAGAACGCCGCGCACTCGGCGCCGCCTCTTCGGCAGTCGCGCGGAAAGCGCAAGGCCCTGGCGGAGCTGCCGGCCAACGAGTGGCGGGACACGAAACGCGGctcggcgccgcggccgtcgaAGCCGAGGACGcggtcggcggcgcgggcggaggccgaggcggaggaggcgaggaAGCGGCTTGAGGCCGAGGACGCCGCGCGCGGGGCCGACGTGACCCGCCTTCTGGACCCGAAGCGACAGGACCCAGGCGGGGCGCAGGCGGCCGTCGCGCCGTACCTCGGGGACATCGACCGGTACCTCCGGTCGTTGGAG GTTGAACCGTTGAGGAGGCCAAGCCCTGACTATTTTCAGAAGATCCAGAAAGACATATCCCCCAAAATGAGGGCTGTCCTTGTGGACTGGTTGGTAGAGGTGGCTAACGAATTCAAGCTTCAGGCAGAAACTCTTTACCTTGCTGTTTCATATGTCGACCGCTTCCTCACGGTGAATGTTGTTACTCGGGACAAGCTACAGCTGCTGGGTGTCACTGCACTGCGCGTTGCTGT CAAATATGAAGAAAGTGAGTCTTCTAAGATGAAGGTGAACAAATACACTGACATTACGGACCACACTTACACCAAGCAACAA ATTGGGGGTCCCACCATAGCAACATTTCTACG GCGATTCATAGCTTCATGTCGTGGAGGCAAT CGCATAAGCAGCAAAAAACTGGAGTGCATATGTAGCTATCTCGCAGAATTGAGCTTGCTGGACTACGACTGCATAAGCTATCTACCATCAGTTGTCGCTGCTGCCTGCCTTTTTGTAGCCAGGTTCACAATCCGCCCGAAGACTCATCCTTGG AACTTGACGCTTCAACATAACACGGGGTATAAAGTCTCTGACTTGCAGAAATCCATTTTCATCATACATGAACTGCAATTGAGCATACGGTACCCAGACCAGAAAGCAATCAGAGAGAAGTACGAGGACCTAAAG TTCGAGTGTGTGTCGAGAATGGCATCACCACGAGAAATCCCTGCGTCTTTCTTTGAAGACTGCAATAAGTGA
- the LOC120693422 gene encoding putative pentatricopeptide repeat-containing protein At1g02420 produces the protein MPPKPAPQLFRYVSKPRKPAAPSAAPEGTSPAVHDAPASDADADAVYRVVTSAPTPSAMESALAASAVPLSAPLLDAVMRRFRFAHGDPLRALSLLSLAADRGGVAPSPFAIDTALYVLGRSRRFAHMWDLLRSVRRICPDAVTPRTAMVVLGRVAKVCSVRETVDSFRRLARMFRALDPTGFFNALLRTLCQEKSMSDARNVYHALKYEFQVNRHTFNILLSGWKSAEDAEAFFAEMRELGVEPDLVTYNILIDCHCKNRDVQRAYKLLDEMREKDISPDAITYTSLIGGLGLIGQPDKAKDLLKEMHELGCYPDVPAYNAAIRNFVIAKRLGDAFALMDEMTSKGLMPNPTTYNLFFRCYYWSFDIGSAWWLYEQMRSEGCFPNTQSCMFIIRLCHRHGKVAQALELWSDMVNNRFGSFALVSDVLFHLLCDEGKLEDAERCFYQMVELGQKPSNVAFRRIKILMQLAKQEESIARLTEKMAQFGRLAPEDCQMVHHPSESRPSNGDGAGIDILRAA, from the coding sequence ATGCCACCCAAACCCGCGCCACAGCTCTTCCGATACGTCTCCAAGCCCCGCaagccggcggcgccgtccgcGGCACCCGAGGGCACCTCCCCCGCCGTCCACGACGCCCCCGCGTCCGatgccgacgccgacgcggtGTACCGCGTCGTCACGTCCGCGCCCACGCCGTCCGCGATGGAGTCCGCGctcgcggcctccgccgtgcCGCTCTCGGCCCCGCTCCTCGACGCCGTCATGCGCCGCTTCCGCTTCGCCCACGGGGACCCGCTCCGCGCTCTCTCGctcctctccctcgccgccgaccgcgGCGGGGTCGCGCCGTCGCCCTTCGCGATCGACACTGCGCTCTACGTGCTCGGCCGGTCCCGCCGGTTCGCGCACATGTGGGACCTCCTCCGCTCCGTCCGCCGCATCTGCCCGGACGCCGTCACCCCGCGTACCGCCATGGTCGTCCTCGGCCGCGTCGCCAAGGTCTGCTCCGTCCGCGAGACCGTTGACTCCTTCCGCCGCCTGGCGCGGATGTTCCGCGCCCTTGATCCGACCGGCTTCTTCAATGCGCTGCTCCGCACGCTCTGCCAGGAGAAGAGCATGTCCGACGCGCGCAATGTCTACCACGCGCTCAAATACGAGTTCCAGGTGAACCGCCATACCTTCAACATCCTGCTCTCCGGCTGGAAGTCGGCCGAGGACGCCGAGGCATTCTTTGCGGAGATGCGGGAGCTCGGCGTGGAGCCCGACCTGGTGACCTATAACATCTTGATCGATTGCCACTGCAAGAACAGGGATGTGCAGAGGGCATACAAGCTGCTCGACGAAATGCGGGAGAAGGACATTTCCCCTGACGCGATCACTTACACGAGCCTGATTGGTGGGCTCGGGTTGATTGGCCAACCTGACAAGGCAAAGGACTTGCTAAAGGAGATGCATGAGCTAGGGTGCTACCCAGACGTCCCTGCATACAATGCTGCAATACGGAACTTTGTTATAGCGAAGAGGCTTGGAGATGCGTTTGCACTGATGGATGAAATGACCTCAAAGGGACTGATGCCGAATCCCACAACTTATAACCTTTTCTTCAGGTGCTATTACTGGTCATTCGACATTGGCAGTGCATGGTGGTTGTATGAGCAGATGCGATCTGAAGGATGCTTCCCAAACACACAGTCTTGCATGTTTATCATAAGGTTGTGCCATCGGCATGGGAAGGTGGCGCAAGCACTTGAGCTGTGGAGTGATATGGTTAACAACAGGTTTGGATCATTCGCCTTGGTATCCGATGTGCTATTTCACTTGCTGTGTGATGAGGGGAAGTTGGAGGATGCCGAGAGGTGCTTCTATCAAATGGTTGAGCTGGGGCAAAAGCCCAGCAATGTTGCTTTTAGAAGGATAAAGATACTGATGCAGCTTGCCAAGCAAGAAGAATCTATTGCCAGGTTAACTGAAAAGATGGCACAATTTGGTCGACTGGCACCTGaagattgccaaatggtccATCACCCGTCTGAAAGCAGGCCCAGCAATGGTGATGGAGCCGGTATTGATATATTGAGAGCAGCTTAG
- the LOC120687563 gene encoding cyclin-A3-1-like isoform X1: MESKENAAHSAPPLRQSRGKRKALAELPANEWRDTKRGSAPRPSKPRTRSAARAEAEAEEARKRLEAEDAARGADVTRLLDPKRQDPGGAQAAVAPYLGDIDRYLRSLEVEPLRRPSPDYFQKIQKDISPKMRAVLVDWLVEVANEFKLQAETLYLAVSYVDRFLTVNVVTRDKLQLLGVTALRVAVKYEESESSKMKVNKYTDITDHTYTKQQVVKMETDLLKSFNFQIGGPTIATFLRRFIASCRGGNRISSKKLECICSYLAELSLLDYDCISYLPSVVAAACLFVARFTIRPKTHPWNLTLQHNTGYKVSDLQKSIFIIHELQLSIRYPDQKAIREKYEDLKFECVSRMASPREIPASFFEDCNK; encoded by the exons ATGGAGAGCAAGGAGAACGCCGCGCACTCGGCGCCGCCTCTTCGGCAGTCGCGCGGAAAGCGCAAGGCCCTGGCGGAGCTGCCGGCCAACGAGTGGCGGGACACGAAACGCGGctcggcgccgcggccgtcgaAGCCGAGGACGcggtcggcggcgcgggcggaggccgaggcggaggaggcgaggaAGCGGCTTGAGGCCGAGGACGCCGCGCGCGGGGCCGACGTGACCCGCCTTCTGGACCCGAAGCGACAGGACCCAGGCGGGGCGCAGGCGGCCGTCGCGCCGTACCTCGGGGACATCGACCGGTACCTCCGGTCGTTGGAG GTTGAACCGTTGAGGAGGCCAAGCCCTGACTATTTTCAGAAGATCCAGAAAGACATATCCCCCAAAATGAGGGCTGTCCTTGTGGACTGGTTGGTAGAGGTGGCTAACGAATTCAAGCTTCAGGCAGAAACTCTTTACCTTGCTGTTTCATATGTCGACCGCTTCCTCACGGTGAATGTTGTTACTCGGGACAAGCTACAGCTGCTGGGTGTCACTGCACTGCGCGTTGCTGT CAAATATGAAGAAAGTGAGTCTTCTAAGATGAAGGTGAACAAATACACTGACATTACGGACCACACTTACACCAAGCAACAA GTGGTGAAGATGGAGACTGACTTGCTGAAATCTTTTAACTTTCAGATTGGGGGTCCCACCATAGCAACATTTCTACG GCGATTCATAGCTTCATGTCGTGGAGGCAAT CGCATAAGCAGCAAAAAACTGGAGTGCATATGTAGCTATCTCGCAGAATTGAGCTTGCTGGACTACGACTGCATAAGCTATCTACCATCAGTTGTCGCTGCTGCCTGCCTTTTTGTAGCCAGGTTCACAATCCGCCCGAAGACTCATCCTTGG AACTTGACGCTTCAACATAACACGGGGTATAAAGTCTCTGACTTGCAGAAATCCATTTTCATCATACATGAACTGCAATTGAGCATACGGTACCCAGACCAGAAAGCAATCAGAGAGAAGTACGAGGACCTAAAG TTCGAGTGTGTGTCGAGAATGGCATCACCACGAGAAATCCCTGCGTCTTTCTTTGAAGACTGCAATAAGTGA
- the LOC120687690 gene encoding metal transporter Nramp2-like, translating into MASRDLAESLLPGGGGDSAAAASSDSHDEYEERAYDSDDKVSISISDSDAEADDGGVPSRPPFSWRKLWRFTGPGFLMCIAFLDPGNLEGDLQAGAAAGYQLLWLLLWATVMGALIQLLSARLGVATGKHLAELCREEYPAWATRALWAMTELALVGADIQEVIGSAIAIKILSGGTVPLWGGVVITALDCFIFLFLENYGVRKLEAFFAVLIATMALSFAVMFDETKPSGKELLIGLVVPKLSSKTIKQAVGIVGCIIMPHNVFLHSALVQSRKIDTNKKSRVQEAVYYYNIESILALIVSFFINICVTTVFAKGFYGTEQAGNIGLENAGQYLQEKYGTAFFPILYIWAIGLLASGQSSTITGTYAGQFVMGGFLNLRLKKWLRAMITRSFAIIPTMIVALFFDTEDPTMDVLNEALNVLQSIQIPFALIPLITLVSKEQVMGSFVVGPITKVISWIVTVFLMLINGYLIVSFYITDIRGAVLRSSLCVVLVVYLAFITYLIVRNTSMYSRLCSSMTKRS; encoded by the exons ATGGCGTCCCGCGACCTCGCCGAGAGCCTCCTccccggcgggggcggggattccgccgccgccgcctcctcagaCTCGCACGACGAGTACGAGGAGCGCGCCTACGACTCCGACGACAAggtctccatctccatctcgGACTCCGACGCCGAAGccgacgacggcggcgtgccGTCGCGCCCGCCCTTCTCGTGGCGGAAGCTCTGGCGCTTCACGGGCCCGGGTTTCCTCATGTGCATCGCGTTCCTGGACCCGGGAAACCTGGAGGGGGACCTgcaggcgggcgccgccgcggggtacCAGCTGCTGTGGCTGCTCCTGTGGGCGACGGTCATGGGCGCGCTGATTCAGCTGCTCTCCGCGCGGCTCGGGGTGGCCACGGGGAAGCACCTCGCCGAGCTCTGCCGCGAGGAGTACCCGGCCTGGGCCACGCGCGCTCTCTGGGCCATGACCGAGCTCGCGCTCGTCGGCGCCGACATACAGGAGGTGATTGGCAGCGCGATTGCCATCAAGATCCTGTCGGGGGGCACTGTGCCGCTCTGGGGCGGCGTCGTCATCACCGCGCTCGATTG CTTCATCTTTCTCTTCCTGGAGAATTATGGTGTGAGAAAACTGGAAGCATTTTTTGCTGTATTAATTGCAACCATGGCTCTGTCATTTGCGGTTATGTTTGATGAAACGAAGCCTAGTGGAAAGGAACTTCTGATTG GTTTGGTGGTTCCAAAGTTGAGCTCAAAGACAATTAAGCAGGCGGTTGGAATTGTGGGCTGCATCATCATGCCTCACAATGTTTTCTTGCATTCAGCACTAGTGCAGTCCAGGAAGATTGACACAAACAAGAAATCCCGTGTTCAAGAAGCAGTCTACTACTACAACATTGAGTCAATTCTTGCACTCATTGTGTCCTTCTTTATTAATATCTGTGTCACAACCGTTTTTGCCAAAGGATTTTATGGGACTGAACAGGCTGGTAATATAGGTCTTGAGAATGCTGGGCAGTACTTGCAGGAAAAGTATGGAACTGCATTCTTTCCCATCCTCTATATCTGGGCTATTGGACTGTTAGCATCTGGACAGAGTAGCACAATTACTGGCACATATGCAGGCCAATTTGTTATGGGAGGTTTTCTCAATCTTCGATTGAAGAAATGGCTACGAGCAATGATTACTCGAAGTTTCGCCATTATTCCAACTATGATCGTGGCTCTTTTTTTTGATACAGAAGATCCTACGATGGATGTTCTGAATGAAGCACTCAACGTTCTTCAGTCCATACAGATTCCATTTGCACTAATTCCTCTCATCACCCTTGTTTCAAAGGAACAGGTCATGGGGTCATTCGTAGTTGGTCCCATCACCAAA GTGATTAGCTGGATTGTTACGGTCTTTCTGATGCTTATCAATGGATATCTTATAGTGTCATTCTACATTACTGATATCCGGGGTGCAGTGCTTCGCTCAAGCTTGTGTGTTGTGCTGGTTGTTTACCTCGCATTCATCACCTACCTTATTGTGCGAAATACTTCAATGTATTCTCGCCTTTGCTCATCAATGACAAAGAGGTCATGA
- the LOC120693030 gene encoding 40S ribosomal protein S17-4-like produces MTLDFHTNKKVLEEVSILPSKRLRNKVAGFTTHLMRRIQRGPVRGISLKLQEEERERRMDFVPEKSALEVEEIRVDEETMEMLAALGMSDLPARQIECFVTCAWYCIEV; encoded by the coding sequence ATGACCCTCGACTTCCACACCAACAAGAAGGTGCTGGAGGAGGTCTCGATCCTGCCCTCGAAGCGCCTCCGTAACAAGGTGGCCGGCTTCACCACCCACCTGATGCGCCGCATCCAGCGCGGCCCCGTCCGCGGCATCTCGCTCAAGCTccaggaggaggagcgcgagcGCCGCATGGACTTCGTCCCGGAGAAGTCGGCGCTCGAGGTGGAGGAGATCCGCGTCGACGAGGAGACCATGGAGatgctcgcggccctcggcatGTCTGACCTCCCGGCTCGTCAGATTGAATGCTTTGTTACCTGCGCTTGGTACTGTATTGAAGTTTAg
- the LOC120691121 gene encoding mannose-1-phosphate guanyltransferase alpha-like — MAGSERGVAVIMVGGPTKGTRFRPLSLNVPKPLFPLAGQPMVHHPISACRRIPNLAQIYLIGFYEEREFALYVSSISNELRIPVRYLREDKPHGSAGGLYSFRDYIMEDSPSHIVLLNCDVCSSFPLPDMLEAHKKYGGMGTLLVNKVSAESANQFGELVADPETNELLHYTEKPETFVSDLINCGVYIFTPNIFSAIEDVLKQKQDRANLRRVSSFEALQSATKALPADFVRLDQDILSPLAGKKELYTYQTLDFWEQIKTPGMSLRCSGLYLSQFRRTSPHLLASGDGKRTATIVGDVYIHPSAKVHPTSKIGPNVSISANARVGAGARLINCIILDDVEIMENAVVIHSIVGWKSSIGKWSRVQGEGDHNAKLGITILGEAVDVEDEVVVVNSIVLPNKTLNVSVQEEIIL; from the exons ATGGCTGGCTCCGAGCGCGGCGTCGCCGTCATCATGGTTGGCGGCCCCACTAAAG GGACCCGGTTCCGGCCGCTGTCGCTGAACGTGCCCAAGCCGCTATTCCCGCTCGCCGGCCAGCCCATGGTGCACCACCCCATCTCCGCCTGCCGCCGG ATCCCCAACCTGGCACAGATATACCTCATCGGGTTCTACGAGGAGCGGGAATTTGCGCTCTATGTCTCGTCTATCTCCAACGAGCTCAGGATCCCCGTCAG GTACCTAAGAGAGGATAAGCCTCATGGGTCAGCTGGAGGGCTCTACAGCTTTAGGGATTACATCATGGAGGACAGTCCG TCACACATAGTTTTGCTGAACTGCGACGTCTGTTCTAGCTTCCCCCTACCAGACATGCTAG AGGCCCATAAAAAGTATGGAGGAATGGGTACTTTACTAGTTAACAAG GTATCTGCAGAGTCAGCAAACCAGTTTGGCGAGTTGGTAGCTGACCCTGAAACaaacgaacttctgcactacaCGGAAAAACCAGAGACTTTT GTGAGTGATCTCATAAACTGTGGAGTGTATATATTTACTCCCAATATCTTTAGCGCCATTGAGGATGTCTTAAAACAGAAGCAAGACAGGG CAAATTTGCGCCGTGTATCTAGCTTTGAAGCTCTTCAATCAGCAACCAA GGCACTTCCAGCAGACTTTGTTAGGTTAGATCAAGATATTTTATCCCCTCTAGCGGGAAAGAAGGAGCTGTATACATACCAGACACTTGATTTTTGGGAACAGATCAAGACACCAGG GATGTCTTTGAGATGTTCTGGGTTATATCTTTCTCAATTCCGCCGTACATCTCCTCATCTTTTAGCCTCAGGAGATGGCAAAAGGACTGCCACTATTGTAGGCGATGTGTACATCCACCCATCTGCCAAGGTGCATCCTACTTCAAAG ATTGGTCCCAATGTCTCTATATCAGCTAATGCGCGGGTTGGAGCTGGTGCCAGGCTTATCAATTGCATAATTCTAGATGATGTTGAAATTATG GAGAATGCAGTTGTTATACATTCAATTGTGGGGTGGAAGTCATCCATTGGAAAATGGTCACGTGTACAG GGCGAAGGTGATCACAATGCCAAACTTGGCATTACTATTCTTG GTGAAGCCGTTGATGTTGAAGATGAAGTAGTTGTAGTTAACAGCATTGTGCTCCCAAACAAAACTCTCAACGTCAGTGTCCAAGAGGAGATCATCCTATAA